From the Coffea eugenioides isolate CCC68of chromosome 1, Ceug_1.0, whole genome shotgun sequence genome, the window GGTTTTAATGTTCACATCATTATATAGTGTAAAATCGTACTTTTCCATGCATATCTGTCTTGTTGAGTCTACGTAATACAGAATTTTTATCATAtgctaagtttttttttttttttttttgggttggctTAGAAAGAAGGAAGGATGAGTTGCAATGTATTTCTAAACACTAAATTGCAAGATAAACGCAATTATCTTCATAGATTAGGCATGTATTTGGGTATAGGGTTAGGGGAAAGAAACAAGCGGGTTCGGGTCGAAAAAAGTGAGTGGACATATTCACTCATAAATTTTGACATGTGAATTGTGCATATTCGATTTACGTTGCAGATTAAGAACAAAATCTGACAAAACATTACGGGAAAATGTTTTAAATTGCAAGCTATTTTAAATTTTAGGATACAAAAATGTTTATTTTCTATtcaaaaatattatttgggtAGTTTTATTGCACTCAATCATTCTGTGAAggaagcatttttttttcacaatttttgttGTTGTGAAGGGAGAATCTCATTTCCATTTGTAACCTTTTTCATATTTCCTATGAAACCAAAGATTGATCCAAACCAGACTAATCGCATATATCTGCGTTATACCTTTTGAACTAAAAATAATTTCGACCTtgaaattaaaatgggtaccacAACCCTTATTCAAATTTGCAAGTGTAAAGTATGGTTCTTGGCCTCATATGCTGCTACTTTTCAAGCTGAAGTATGCATAATTCCTTGAAGAAGTGGAAAACTATAGAAAGGCTAAAAATAACGGGAGAAAAAATGGCAATTTCAAACACAAATGAGAGgaaatacaaaaattaaaaaaaaataaaaggtttggactagatttttttttttttttttatagaaagaGAGGCAATTTTATTAATGGGGCATACTAAATCTACACCAAGAGCAGAAATAACAAAGCAAGATGGAGAGTTATTCTGCACATAAGAATCTGAAGTTGATAATGCATATTTAGTTAAAAGGTGAGCAGCCATATCGTTATTGCAAGATGATAATCCAAATTCATTTCTTTGTTGGAAGTTTTAACCAAAATATTTTGTAAACACGATAAAATTATACACCCGATTGAACACCTCGTAATACTTTTGATCACTTTCATTTAAAATGAGGCGTAAGAGTTATCTTTTCGAAAATTTTTAATAAACAAGCCGGATTTATGGTCAAACCCCCCTCATAACTGGGTCTGGGTGATTTTAATTCTGAAATATAAAAGCCCCAAATTCGTGTTGGGTTTGTCTAGAACAATTATATATATAGTTGGACTTGGACAATTGACAAGGCCAAActaataaaattgaaaagggtaaaattgtaaATTTATGTCTactgaatttaaaaaaaaaaaaaaaaaaaaaccacatcCATTACAAATGATGATGTAACTGCAACAGCAAAACAGCGAAAGGGATGCACCAAAATGCTTCGCTTGATGTGGGGCCCACATTCGATCCCCATTCCACAGAACCTTGATAAACGGTACACGTCGCGAGTGGGGTTAGTTCTCACCCAATATGCACCGTGCGATCATAATCCAACGGCTCAGAATTCCCGTTCGTTTTAGGTCTTGGGGAATCCATGCGACACCCACTCACTCTCTCCTTCTCTTCAGTCTTCCTCTCCTTTTACCTCTGTTACGTCGCCGATTATGTTTCTCCCCATTCAAACGTCGTCGTTTGCTCGTGAAATAAACCCTAATTAACAAAATTTTCGCAATTCTCACCCCCTTTGTTTCCCTAAAATTCCAATTTCCTGCCCTCAAAGGATCCATTTTCCCTCCTCATCTGGAATCATTGCAGGTTTCCTTCTGTTATTGATTAAATTTTGGTTAAATTGTAACATTCTCATTCATCTGTGGATGTAAAAGTTTCAGCTTCGTTAATTCTTGTTAAGCGTGTTTGCTTGTATGCTTGGTTCCTTAGTTTTTGGCTTGAATAATTGGACTTATGGTGGTTATAATTTAGGAAATGCTATGATTAATGATTATCTAGTGAATAAGTGGAAATGATGTTGTCATTAATATCAGTTACTAATTGCACGTTTCATTCAGTATTTTTGTGTAATTTTACAAAATATAGTGTTGTGGGTGCTTTTGATTAGTGGGATCAATTTTAGGAGAAAGATAGATGTAATCAAGATTGTTTCTATTGCTATGAGTACTGTTTAAGTGAGGAAAATGTTGTGCAGATTCGAGATGATGTTAATGATTCTTTGCTTGTTGTTATGGTGGTAGAGATGGATGTAGCATAAGTTTGTTGAAGTGGCTTTAGTATGGATATTGAAGTTATTGATGCAGAAGATGCGATTGTAGGGCAGCACGATAGTGTTACAGATGATGGAGATGATGATCCCCATGAAAGTGCAGAGTTGAATGAGGATGGGGATGTGGAGCCGTATGTGGGTCTGGAATTTGATTCAGAGGAGGCTGCTAGGGCATTCTATGATGCCTATGCTAGGCGGGTGGGTTTTAGTATGCGCGTTAACCAGTATGGTCGCCCAAGGTCTGATGGGATTGTTGCCCGGGAGTATCTTTGTGCTAAAGATGGGTTAAAAAGAAGAGGTGGTGATAGCTGTGAAGCAATGCTTAGGGTAGAAGTAAAGGGTCATGGCAAATGGGTAGTGACCAAATTTGTGAAGGAGCATAATCACTCGAACACAAGTTCCGGCAAGATGCATTACATTAGGCCTCGCAGGTATTTTGCAGGTGCTCTGAAGCATAATGTTGAAACTTACCCTGGACTTGTAAGTGTTCCTAGAGGTGTCATGTATGTATCAGTCGACGCAAACCGTATTCCTGCTGAAGTTAACCATGGAAAATATGCTCCTCTGGAACTAAATCAGTCAATTAAGAATACAGGACCTTTGATTTCTACCTCTAGATATCCTAATCAGAAAAGGACACTGGGAAGGGATGCTCAAAATCTGCTTgattattttaagaaaatgcAAGCTGAGAATCCTGGATTCTATTATGCAATACAACTCGATGAGGATAATCGCATGGCCAATGTATTCTGGGCAGATGCAAGGTCAAGAACAGCATATAGTCATTTTGGCGATGCTGTCAGACTGGACACAACTTACAGAGTGAACCAATGTAAAGTACCATTTGCTCCATTTACAGGAGTGAACCATCATGGTCAGACAATTCTATTTGCTTGTGCGCTGCTTCTAGATGAATCCGAGGCTACATTTCTTTGGCTGTTTAAGACCTTTCTTGCTGCCATGAATGACCGTGCCCCTGCTTCTCTAGTTACTGATCAGGATAAAGCTATGAAGGCAGCAGTGGCTCATGTCTTTCCAGAATCCCGACATTGTATTAATAAATGGGATGTTTTAAGAGAAGGCCAAGAAAAGATGGCTCCTGTATGTCATATGCATCCCAACTTTCAGATGGAACTGTATAATTGCATTAATTTGACACAGACAATTGAGGAATTTGAATCAGCTTGGGATTCTATCCTTGATAAATATGACCTAAAAGGAAATGATTGGCTTCAATTGTTGTATAACATCCGCAGACACTGGGTGCCAGTTTACTTTCGAGATTCTTTTTTTGCAGTCATATCTCCCAATCAGGGATTTGAGAGTTCATTTTTTGATGGTTATGTTAACCAGCAGACCACCTTACCTATGTTCTTTAGGCAATATGAAAGAGCTTTAGAAAGTTCATTTGAAAAGGAAGTAGAAGCTGATTTCAATACAATATGCACCTCTCCAGTTCTGAGGACACCATCACCCATGGAGAAACAAGCAGCAAATCTTTATACCAGGagaattttcacaaaatttcaaGAAGAATTAGTTGAGACATTTGTCTACACTGCAAATAGGATTGACGGTGATGGGGCTATTAGCACATACAGAGTTGCAAAATTTGAGGATGACCATAAAGCCTATATTGTCTCATTAAATGTTCCAGAAATGAAAGCAAATTGCAGTTGCCAGATGTTCGAGTACTGTGGTATTCTTTGTAGACATGTTTTGACTGTTTTTACAGTGACAAATGTACTTACGTTGCCATCCCATTATATCTTGAAGCGTTGGACTAGAAATGCAAAAATTGGAAGTGGATCTGATGATCGTGGGGAGTTAAATGGCCATGAGTCACTGACATCCCGTTACAACAATCTGTGTAAAGAAGCAATCAGATACGCAGAGGATGGGGCTATAGTTCCAGAGACATATAACTTTGTGCTTAGTGCTCTTAAAGAAGTAGGGAAGAAAGTTGGTGTTCTGAAGAAAAATGTGGCCAAGGTTGCACCTCCCAGCTCACAGGTAACTGGAGTGGGTTATGATGATCATGGAACATCTACATCAGCATCAGATACCCCTTTGCTGTGGCCAAGACAAGATGAAATGATACAACGTTTTAACCTTAATGATGCTAGCACCCAATCTGCTGAGGTGAATCTTCCTCGTATAGCACCTGTTTCTCTTCATCGTGCGGACAATCCTGCTGAAAATACGGTACTTCAGCTCTTTCCATCAAACTTCTATTGTACAAAGACATTGGTTTTGTGAAGTTCAAGAAGCATAACATATTAACATTTTGTGTTATACTTAGATGGTTCTTCCCTGTCTTAAGTCGATGACTTGGGTGATGGAGAATAAAAATTCAATACCTGCAAATAGAGTTGCTGTAATAAACTTGAAGGTATTTTTTTTTAGATCTTTCTGTATAGTTTCACATTTGATAAACTGTTTTTTGCTATTAAAGTTTTTGCTGGTGACTTTATTTACTGAATCAGTCTAAAGGCTCTCAATGGTAATTGAACTTTGTTCGCCAGTTACAAGATTATAGCAGGAGTCCATCCGGAGAATCAGAGGTAAAGTTTCACCTCTCACGGATCACTCTAGAGCCGATGTTGAGGTCTATGGCCTACATCAGTGAGCAACTTAATACCCCTGCTAATAAGGTTGCTGTTATCAACCTAAAGGTGTGTTTCAGTTTATCCTTCCACCCGATTTTGAATGTGGTCTAGTATATTCTTTTTCAATAAGAGAGTTCACTTTATTATTTCGTTATGATGCTATTTGCATTAATTCATTACAGTTTTTTCTCCCTTTCCGTCTTTATTCCCTACTCATCCTTTCTTCTGAAGAATTAAAACTGCATCATGTGGAAATAGAGTTGAGACCGTGATTAGGAGAAAATAGAGGAAAATAAATTGTGCTTAATTCATGTTAAGCACCTTATTCACCATGGTTACATACATAGACCCAGTATAGATGCTATTCCTGTTTATTTTATGGAATTGAACCCATATTTGACATGTGCAATTTGGCAATGAGCAGATCGTCCTGGATGTGGACAGGTAAAGTTTGGGCTTTTTAACTACTGGACCAAATTTGCCGTGTGAGCAGGCCGAGTATGGGTTTGTTAGGATTAAAAATCTGAATTTAACTTTTTTCTCTTGCACACCCTGCCCACCCCCCGGAGGACAAGACTGTTGGATGGTTGGTCTATAATCAGCATATTTGATAGGCCTCAAATTGCTGACAATTGGCTTGTGCGTGGGAGAATGGAGTAAAAAATTCCTCCTTAATCTATCTTTGTCTAACAAGAAGAATGCATTGTTTGTTTTCTTCCTTTGAACTCTCGTCATTTCAGTTATTTCCAAAAGAAGATAGCCAACTTTTTAGCATATACCAATTTGATCACGGTACATCTAGAAGCTCTGCATTCTTGGGAGCCATTGAAGTCCTTTTCCCCACTTAATTCATCCAAAGTTAGATGTTACCTTTACTTTTCCATGAGTATGTCCTTTTGTATGGCCCTGCATCAAGTTGATTGTTCTCGTTTGTTGGACATTTTTTCCTTTGGTGTGATGTATGTTGCACTTATTTTCATTTGTCTGCTGGCACATAAATCTTGTTAaacatttcatttatttttctcccATGACTTGGATGGAAGAATTCCACAGGAAAAGATGCAGTATAATGCAGGAATAAGCCGGCTAGTTCTTGTATTAAGTTAAACTTAGATTGCAAAGAGATTCTGTTTGGATTTTATTTTCTAAGAGTTCTAAATTTCACTGATTGAAAACGGTAATTGCACATGAGGTATATCAAGAGCAAACTGAGATTTTGAATGAACAATAAGGTTTGAGGCGAAAGAATATATTGTTTAAGGTTGAATTTATTTGAGAGTGTGAGTATAGGACACATGCATATAAAAATAAGACAAGGTTTGGAGGCCAAAATTAGTTCAAGCTAACCTGAAGTTAAAACTGGATAATATTTCAAATTGTTATTGGACTATGTTCTTGGGTCATAAATATGGTTCGCCGTCTCGGCCAAGTCCGCAATGACTCAGCCAAGACATAACCAGGACAGTGGGGATCGATATGATACCGATCCCTGATTTGCAGATTTATCTATATCCGAGGCGACTCACGATGACTCAGCTATATAGGACAAGTTGTAGTGGTTGCAGTGCTTATTATTGAGAAATCGGCGAGTTGGACTGAGTTGCATCGAAAatggagaaaaaaaatttatggcTGTAGAGGGGCAAAAGCTGCAGCTAACATGGGACCAGATTGGGAGCTGCCTACCATTAACTGCATAAAAATCAAAATCGGGGTCTCTTTCAGcaacaaatcaaataaagcaCAGTAATGATTCCCTAATTTGTGGTAGAGTTTGAAGTATGAACATAGGAAAATGAGAAGGAAAAAATCATATGTATATAAGAGAGAAACAAGGAGATGAAGAAAGGAGAGAAGATTAGTTCTAGTGTAAGAGTTAATGTgggtgtatgtgtgtgtgtgagagagagagagagagagtaaaacTGGCCTTTGTAGTGGTTGGCGGTGGTTATGGAGAAAACAAATAGAAGAAGCAATAGTAATAGCATGAGAAGTGAcgttgaggaagaagaaaagaaaagaaagttataagtttcccctcaatttttttgaaattatgaACCTGCCCCAGAAGTTCCTTAAACTATAGTGTAAAGTAGGTATTTTTTCATAATCACTTTTCCCTAGTTTCTATTTTATCCTTACTGACTAGATTCATCTTAACCTCTAAATTTTATCACTTTTCCCTACTTTCAATTTTATCCTTACTGACTAGATTCATCTTAACCTCTAAATTTCGTGTTTTATTTAATGCTACTTTGTTAATGACAATAGGAATACAAGGTGCTCTTGCTACTACAATTACTTACTTTTAATACTATAGGTCCATGGTTACACCAGGGTCACTTTATTTCTATATTagtgagtatatatatatatatatatatatatatgataatgTAGATATTCACCAAATCTAATTTGATAATTGTGCTTGTTAtggtattttctatttttagtaattttttcacaaattttggaTACTCTTATGTGCTATACTTTGCATATCACCCACAATGGTGAATCATGGTCATAAATGTTATAATTGACTTGACTTAGATGTAGATAAATTTTACTCTGAGCTTGAAATTCTAAATCACTGAAATTCCTGAAGTTAATAAAGCTTGACCATATTTGAGAACTTGGCCTTTAGCTTGAATAGTAAATTTAGAAAGACTGAATTCTAAGGAAATTTCTTCCTAGAAAAAAGGTTCTTCTGAAAGGTCATCCACAAATGAAGTGATCTTAGTCTTTAGCCTTGAATTGGTGGCAGCTTCTATACTCTCTGTTTCTTTCTGATTATTCTGTTGCTGAAGACATCTTTCTCACATTTTTGTTCCAGCTTCAAGACACCGAAACAACTTCAGGAGAGTCAGAGGTGAAATTCCAAGTGTCGAGGGATACTTTAGGTGCTATGTTGAGATCAATGGCCTATATCCGTGAGCAGCTTTCGAGTGCGGTAAGCTTTTTTGACCTGTTTGAATGAAAGCtcatctcttttatttatttacctTTTGGAATGCTGTTTTGCTTTGAAGTTATCTAGTAATTTTTTTCCCCCATGGTACATAAATGCATACTTACATGTATACACACATACAAACATATATATGATGTATACTTGAAGCATGGATGAGATGGAGAAACAGATGGTGATTGTCCCAGTATCTTTTCGGGTCTTATCAGTAGGATTTGTTAAGTGAATCTTTAGGCCCAATATTAACCGTCTATTTTAGTCCAAATTGCTGTGAGATGTTTGTGAAGTTGAAATGAAATGTTAATCATTTGAAGTGAAATCTAACTAACCGGAATCTCAGATTGCTAATATTTTGGTTTTATGTGTTGAAGTTAGACACCAAAGAATCAAACTGAGAAAACTATAATCCTTTGTGACCATATCTGTAATTCCCTCTAAGTTATGTTGGTAGGCTTTAAGAACGACTATAACTTTGCACTTTATTGTACTTTGCCGAATGAACAAGGAAACTTTGATTCTGATCACAAATAATTTGGTTGCAACAGGTGGAGCCACAACAGCAAATTCCATCAAAAAAGCAGCGGAGATAAATTTTCCATGTTCCACCCAGCTTTGTGATTATATCACCTTTGTAGATTAGAAGTGTTGACTAAATGTTAACCCCCAATTGAGTCTGTTTCACTAGATGAAGTAAGTTCGCCTTTCGTGCCTTTCCCTAGAAGAATTTTCTTCTATACATTTGTACAGCAAGGTTCAAGGACTGAATTCTTTTCTCAGGCATTACATGGCGTAAATTCAACGATGGTACAGATGAGAATAGTGTGTATGCTGCTAGATATTTTTATAGGAAAATGAGTGGGCTGTGGCCTGTTTTCTTGCACATAATCAAATAGCTAGCGCTTTGCATTTAGGTTTGACATGCTTCTACTCTTTTTATCTGAGTCATAATGTCGACAGAATAATGGCTCACAAAGGCATAAACATATGTAAGATTGTTCTGTTGCCGTGATGTTATGTCCATGTTGGCTGTTTAGTTAGACTATTCTGTAGCCTGCTCTCTCTGACCCTTTTTATTCTTATGGTCAAATTTAATTGCGGGTTACATTAGATGGTCAAAATCTATGAACAATAGAAGCCAAAAATTTATGAAATGATACTGTTACTGAATTACTGCCATTTAGGTCTAGGAATAGCTTTAGGGCTCCTCTAGTTGTTTAGGAATCAAGTAATGTTGGGATATTCTTCCTGATTTGGTCATAAGAGGTGAATTGTCGATGTGATACAGCCACTTGTGATGACCTTAAATGTGGAAATGCATCGATCTTAATTAATATTAAACTCATGTGCATTTGCTCATGAGCAAGATGGATGTCTAGATTCTCTACACTCCAAAGTTCAAAAAAGCTAGGAGGTTGTAAATAAAGATAGTTTAATCTTGTAATGCATTTGTTTTGTCAATTATTATACTACTTTACCACACCAGGTATATATTTTGGTCTTTTGGATTGCACCATCTCGCAAATTTAGGATGTCTATTCATTAAGCCCCAATTATTTGGGATTTTACTTGCAACCTCCAAGAATTGTTGGTACAGAACTAAACAGCAGACTAACAGCAAAGGCATAAACtgaaaaggaacaagaaatgTAGCACAAAACTGAAAGAGCAAGGAAGCGCAAACCACCAGCCTGAGGGCACAATTCTTCAACAAGTAAAATTGGATGTTTATTGCAGAAGtaataaaaatcatgaattgTATTGTATGATTGTATGACATCATAATTGAAGTTTTCAGTAAACATAGAACTTTTCCAACTCTACAAGGAATCTAGAGGAAGATAAAAACGGTACACAAACGCAGCGTCCCAAAAATTATACAGCCCTAAGATTTGCCAACTAGACTACTTTAGTACTAAAACTGTATTCGTACAAAGCAATTCGGCTTAAATTTCCACGCAATTAGCTGAAAAAAATTCTACACTATGACAAACTTCATGGACCCTGAAAACTGAGAAACGACACAATTATAAGCTGAACCAAAGTGAACTCTGAGCAGCACCAGAGCTGGTGGAACCTTCCTTCAGTTTAAACAAGCAAATACATTCCCAGCTTCTGATAGTTTGAGTTTAACAGTAAAATGCCACGTTAAATAGCTGCGATAACGATGTGTCTTTATGCCATCTGGTTTAGGCCAAACTCCGGTAATCGATCACAGTCACTTCATCTTCAGGTGCATCAAGGTCTTGGTAGCTGCACAAATGTATAAGTTTGGTCAGTACAGCCATGGCACTTCAGCAGGTAGAGAATATATAAAATGCTAGTTTGGTGAAAATTCCTATTGTTTTGCAACTGGCAAAACTTGCGCATAAAGATGTATGTCAACAACATTTTATGGGTAAAAGAAATCTTTGACAGAAATTGAGATGGTAGGAAAATTCCAGAGCTTCAATGTCTCTCGTCACAAAATCAAAGAGATAAGACAACCAATACAGGTTTTATATGAGCTCATACTAGTCACAGATAAAAATCCCCCAAAATAACTTTACTGTATTGTGAACATAAAGTTACGGTCACCATCCAACATCATCAGCAAGATGTAAGTATAATAATAGAGAAGAGAGCAGTATAGTACTACACTAGAACATTTATGGACGCTTGGTAAAAAGGAATCCCTTAATACAGAATGTGATGTTTCCAGAGTCGCACATAGCAGACCAAATATAGCCCCTTTCAGAATTACATACTGGGACCAGCCAGTCATGGATTAAGCAAAGTCTCCACAATTATAAGTTCCCACCTAATAGTGTTCTATAACATTGAAAGTTTTGGAGAGATTTTTTGTAATGCACATTAGATTTTCTGGAACCTCTGATTGTACTTTTTCCAGTAAGCCCAGCACACCTATACTTTGGTCCTACTCTTTTTCTTCCCAAATTCAATGTCCTTTTTTGCTATATTCAACCAAGCTATTACTTTCTTATGCTGTGTtaatattgttatttttagcATTTCAAAAATTGAGACATACAAAAATTTCCGTAAAGAGTCCTAGGAAGGCCAACTAAAGACAAAAATGTACCGG encodes:
- the LOC113778607 gene encoding protein FAR1-RELATED SEQUENCE 3 isoform X1 produces the protein MDIEVIDAEDAIVGQHDSVTDDGDDDPHESAELNEDGDVEPYVGLEFDSEEAARAFYDAYARRVGFSMRVNQYGRPRSDGIVAREYLCAKDGLKRRGGDSCEAMLRVEVKGHGKWVVTKFVKEHNHSNTSSGKMHYIRPRRYFAGALKHNVETYPGLVSVPRGVMYVSVDANRIPAEVNHGKYAPLELNQSIKNTGPLISTSRYPNQKRTLGRDAQNLLDYFKKMQAENPGFYYAIQLDEDNRMANVFWADARSRTAYSHFGDAVRLDTTYRVNQCKVPFAPFTGVNHHGQTILFACALLLDESEATFLWLFKTFLAAMNDRAPASLVTDQDKAMKAAVAHVFPESRHCINKWDVLREGQEKMAPVCHMHPNFQMELYNCINLTQTIEEFESAWDSILDKYDLKGNDWLQLLYNIRRHWVPVYFRDSFFAVISPNQGFESSFFDGYVNQQTTLPMFFRQYERALESSFEKEVEADFNTICTSPVLRTPSPMEKQAANLYTRRIFTKFQEELVETFVYTANRIDGDGAISTYRVAKFEDDHKAYIVSLNVPEMKANCSCQMFEYCGILCRHVLTVFTVTNVLTLPSHYILKRWTRNAKIGSGSDDRGELNGHESLTSRYNNLCKEAIRYAEDGAIVPETYNFVLSALKEVGKKVGVLKKNVAKVAPPSSQVTGVGYDDHGTSTSASDTPLLWPRQDEMIQRFNLNDASTQSAEVNLPRIAPVSLHRADNPAENTMVLPCLKSMTWVMENKNSIPANRVAVINLKLQDYSRSPSGESEVKFHLSRITLEPMLRSMAYISEQLNTPANKVAVINLKLQDTETTSGESEVKFQVSRDTLGAMLRSMAYIREQLSSAVEPQQQIPSKKQRR
- the LOC113778607 gene encoding protein FAR1-RELATED SEQUENCE 3 isoform X2; protein product: MRVNQYGRPRSDGIVAREYLCAKDGLKRRGGDSCEAMLRVEVKGHGKWVVTKFVKEHNHSNTSSGKMHYIRPRRYFAGALKHNVETYPGLVSVPRGVMYVSVDANRIPAEVNHGKYAPLELNQSIKNTGPLISTSRYPNQKRTLGRDAQNLLDYFKKMQAENPGFYYAIQLDEDNRMANVFWADARSRTAYSHFGDAVRLDTTYRVNQCKVPFAPFTGVNHHGQTILFACALLLDESEATFLWLFKTFLAAMNDRAPASLVTDQDKAMKAAVAHVFPESRHCINKWDVLREGQEKMAPVCHMHPNFQMELYNCINLTQTIEEFESAWDSILDKYDLKGNDWLQLLYNIRRHWVPVYFRDSFFAVISPNQGFESSFFDGYVNQQTTLPMFFRQYERALESSFEKEVEADFNTICTSPVLRTPSPMEKQAANLYTRRIFTKFQEELVETFVYTANRIDGDGAISTYRVAKFEDDHKAYIVSLNVPEMKANCSCQMFEYCGILCRHVLTVFTVTNVLTLPSHYILKRWTRNAKIGSGSDDRGELNGHESLTSRYNNLCKEAIRYAEDGAIVPETYNFVLSALKEVGKKVGVLKKNVAKVAPPSSQVTGVGYDDHGTSTSASDTPLLWPRQDEMIQRFNLNDASTQSAEVNLPRIAPVSLHRADNPAENTMVLPCLKSMTWVMENKNSIPANRVAVINLKLQDYSRSPSGESEVKFHLSRITLEPMLRSMAYISEQLNTPANKVAVINLKLQDTETTSGESEVKFQVSRDTLGAMLRSMAYIREQLSSAVEPQQQIPSKKQRR